The following proteins are co-located in the Betta splendens chromosome 9, fBetSpl5.4, whole genome shotgun sequence genome:
- the LOC114861934 gene encoding SLIT and NTRK-like protein 5 isoform X2 — translation MAEASLTVVAAAALLLLNVQLSRSCDEEGPVLICTSLPPYFRPGYSTLMMYLRDAGDINATVFGSSNLSSVSRLVMNSAGVTAIADGAFGSLRGLTRLSLNDNALKRVSPRWFGRPDVLTELNLTGNRVEAVDESMLAGLNLTKLSLNNNRIAAVAPDTFSSLACLAELDLSDNRLTRLSPQVFGSARVRLHRNPWDCTCEAEDSVAFLTELWSRSLLDAQMEVTCESPPPLRGKPVWSVSVCGTQTHTFSTAPASGGTAAAPLAAASPTRPESETKTSVGPKPTDTVTTVTVKTTTDATPSPLTTSGTRTSVQTKPSDNSSQTQVTEPSSHPCCTLVVVMAILCALLSVLVLLVALHRRKRSSKAVLPGRPHGDRKEAEEGGAGPLQLPGHSEATGPFTGPRAKSAGAVLLRACVCPSGKDHVGQKEPEARDTDAGSPAEGKNLPVSEAGADPEARPEGLTDPEERADSGEETGENTETVPYLSIGTKPGDSSQLSSDGRGQRSLKGNVMGRISTWPPTAAQWQDRCKLEEEEEEEEGSDVCTVWTQNKMFKFSSEIEEMVNKVEPGSGCDWAQKEGGETEKNQATPPTKSKAPNRCSESSSVSEAHVDAAPEERTDEDAAAGRRTDGRRQRRVCRAADDPPNEPSVSSDEAERRRRAKGAAANPQRGGSTAPSAGATHQSAFMDLLHEVVQNNGRWTRERWRQIHVNRQRR, via the exons ATGGCAGAGGCCTCGCTGACGG TcgttgcagctgctgctctgctgctgctgaatgtgcAGCTCAGCCGTTCGTGCGATGAGGAAGGACCCGTCTTGATCTGCACCAGCCTCCCACCAT ACTTCAGACCTGGTTATTCGACGCTGATGATGTACCTCAGAGACGCTGGGGACATTAACGCCACCGTGTTTGGCAGCAGCAACCTCAGCTCTGTGAGCAGGCTGGTGATGAACAGCGCTGGAGTCACGGCCATCGCCGACGGCGCCTTCGGCTCCCTGCGCGGCCTCACGCGCCTCAGTTTGAACGACAACGCCCTGAAGCGGGTCAGCCCGCGCTGGTTCGGCCGTCCTGACGTCCTCACGGAGCTCAACCTCACAGGAAAccgggtggaggctgtggacgaGTCGATGCTCGCCGGCCTCAACCTCACGAAGCTCAGTCTGAATAACAACAGAATTGCAGCCGTGGCCCCCGACACGTTCAGCTCCCTCGCCTGCTTGGCTGAGTTGGACCTGTCTGACAACAGGTTGACCCGGCTCTCGCCTCAGGTCTTCGGGTCCGCGAGGGTCAGGCTTCACAGGAACCCGTGGGACTGTACGTGTGAGGCTGAGGACTCGGTGGCCTTCCTCACAG AGCTGTGGAGCAGATCTCTGCTGGACGCGCAGATGGAGGTGACCTGTGAGAGTCCTCCCCCTCTGAGGGGGAAACCTGTGTggagcgtgtctgtgtgtgggactCAGACCCACACCTTCAGCACAGCCCCTGCGTCCGGCGgcaccgctgctgctcctcttg cggCAGCTTCTCCAACACGACCAGAGTCAGAGACAAAAACCTCTGTCGGACCCAAACCCACCGACACGGTCACAACAGTAACTGTAAAGACGA CGACTGATGCGACTCCGTCTCCACTGACAACTtcaggaaccagaacctccGTCCAGACCAAACCTTCTGACAACTCCTCACAGACACAAGTCACTG AACCGTCTTCACATCCCTGCTGCACTCTGGTCGTTGTCATGG cgatCCTCTGTGCGCTGCTGTCGGTGCTCGTCCTCCTGGTGGCGCTGCACAGGAGGAAACGCAGCAGTAAAGCAGTGCTGCCTGGTCGTCCACATGGAGacaggaaggaggctgaggaaggTGGAGCAGGGCCACTCCAGCTTCCAGGACACTCTGAGGCCACGGGGCCTTTTACTGGACCCAGAGCTAAGTCAGCTGGCGCTGTTCTCTTAAGGGCCTGCGTTTGTCCGTCAGGGAAAGATCATGTTGGGCAAAAAGAACCAGAAGCTCGTGACACAGACGCAGGAAGCCCAGCTGAAGGGAAGAACCTGCCAGTgagtgaagctggagctgatccAGAAGCTCGACCAGAAGGTCTCACAGACCCTGAGGAACGAGCTGATTCTGGTGAAGAAACAGGTGAAAACACTGAGACGGTGCCCTACCTGAGCATCGGTACCAAGCCAGGCGACAGCAGCCAACTGTCCTCAGACggccggggtcaaaggtcactgaagGGAAACGTCATGGGGAGGATCTCCACCTGGcctcccactgctgctcagTGGCAGGACAGGTGtaagctggaggaagaggaggaggaagaggaggggtcTGACGTCTGCACTGTTtggacacaaaataaaatgttcaagTTCTCAAGTGAAATCGAGGAGATGGTAAACAAAGTggagcctggttctggttgCGACTGGGCCCAAAAAGAAGGCGGGGAAACTGAGAAAAATCAAGCAACTCCCCCTACGAAGAGCAAGGCTCCGAACAGATGCTCTGAGTCCAGTTCAGTCAGCGAGGCTCACGTCGACGCGGCGCCGGAGGAGCGGACGGACGAGGACGCGGCCGCCGGGAGACGCACGGACGGACGACGGCAGCGCCgcgtctgcagagctgcagacgaTCCACCGAACGAGCCCAGTGTGAGCAGCGACGAGGCCGAACGG
- the LOC114861934 gene encoding immunoglobulin superfamily containing leucine-rich repeat protein 2-like isoform X1 encodes MAEASLTVVAAAALLLLNVQLSRSCDEEGPVLICTSLPPYFRPGYSTLMMYLRDAGDINATVFGSSNLSSVSRLVMNSAGVTAIADGAFGSLRGLTRLSLNDNALKRVSPRWFGRPDVLTELNLTGNRVEAVDESMLAGLNLTKLSLNNNRIAAVAPDTFSSLACLAELDLSDNRLTRLSPQVFGSARVRLHRNPWDCTCEAEDSVAFLTELWSRSLLDAQMEVTCESPPPLRGKPVWSVSVCGTQTHTFSTAPASGGTAAAPLASSSAAAASPTRPESETKTSVGPKPTDTVTTVTVKTTTDATPSPLTTSGTRTSVQTKPSDNSSQTQVTEPSSHPCCTLVVVMAILCALLSVLVLLVALHRRKRSSKAVLPGRPHGDRKEAEEGGAGPLQLPGHSEATGPFTGPRAKSAGAVLLRACVCPSGKDHVGQKEPEARDTDAGSPAEGKNLPVSEAGADPEARPEGLTDPEERADSGEETGENTETVPYLSIGTKPGDSSQLSSDGRGQRSLKGNVMGRISTWPPTAAQWQDRCKLEEEEEEEEGSDVCTVWTQNKMFKFSSEIEEMVNKVEPGSGCDWAQKEGGETEKNQATPPTKSKAPNRCSESSSVSEAHVDAAPEERTDEDAAAGRRTDGRRQRRVCRAADDPPNEPSVSSDEAERRRRAKGAAANPQRGGSTAPSAGATHQSAFMDLLHEVVQNNGRWTRERWRQIHVNRQRR; translated from the exons ATGGCAGAGGCCTCGCTGACGG TcgttgcagctgctgctctgctgctgctgaatgtgcAGCTCAGCCGTTCGTGCGATGAGGAAGGACCCGTCTTGATCTGCACCAGCCTCCCACCAT ACTTCAGACCTGGTTATTCGACGCTGATGATGTACCTCAGAGACGCTGGGGACATTAACGCCACCGTGTTTGGCAGCAGCAACCTCAGCTCTGTGAGCAGGCTGGTGATGAACAGCGCTGGAGTCACGGCCATCGCCGACGGCGCCTTCGGCTCCCTGCGCGGCCTCACGCGCCTCAGTTTGAACGACAACGCCCTGAAGCGGGTCAGCCCGCGCTGGTTCGGCCGTCCTGACGTCCTCACGGAGCTCAACCTCACAGGAAAccgggtggaggctgtggacgaGTCGATGCTCGCCGGCCTCAACCTCACGAAGCTCAGTCTGAATAACAACAGAATTGCAGCCGTGGCCCCCGACACGTTCAGCTCCCTCGCCTGCTTGGCTGAGTTGGACCTGTCTGACAACAGGTTGACCCGGCTCTCGCCTCAGGTCTTCGGGTCCGCGAGGGTCAGGCTTCACAGGAACCCGTGGGACTGTACGTGTGAGGCTGAGGACTCGGTGGCCTTCCTCACAG AGCTGTGGAGCAGATCTCTGCTGGACGCGCAGATGGAGGTGACCTGTGAGAGTCCTCCCCCTCTGAGGGGGAAACCTGTGTggagcgtgtctgtgtgtgggactCAGACCCACACCTTCAGCACAGCCCCTGCGTCCGGCGgcaccgctgctgctcctcttg catcctcctctgcagcggCAGCTTCTCCAACACGACCAGAGTCAGAGACAAAAACCTCTGTCGGACCCAAACCCACCGACACGGTCACAACAGTAACTGTAAAGACGA CGACTGATGCGACTCCGTCTCCACTGACAACTtcaggaaccagaacctccGTCCAGACCAAACCTTCTGACAACTCCTCACAGACACAAGTCACTG AACCGTCTTCACATCCCTGCTGCACTCTGGTCGTTGTCATGG cgatCCTCTGTGCGCTGCTGTCGGTGCTCGTCCTCCTGGTGGCGCTGCACAGGAGGAAACGCAGCAGTAAAGCAGTGCTGCCTGGTCGTCCACATGGAGacaggaaggaggctgaggaaggTGGAGCAGGGCCACTCCAGCTTCCAGGACACTCTGAGGCCACGGGGCCTTTTACTGGACCCAGAGCTAAGTCAGCTGGCGCTGTTCTCTTAAGGGCCTGCGTTTGTCCGTCAGGGAAAGATCATGTTGGGCAAAAAGAACCAGAAGCTCGTGACACAGACGCAGGAAGCCCAGCTGAAGGGAAGAACCTGCCAGTgagtgaagctggagctgatccAGAAGCTCGACCAGAAGGTCTCACAGACCCTGAGGAACGAGCTGATTCTGGTGAAGAAACAGGTGAAAACACTGAGACGGTGCCCTACCTGAGCATCGGTACCAAGCCAGGCGACAGCAGCCAACTGTCCTCAGACggccggggtcaaaggtcactgaagGGAAACGTCATGGGGAGGATCTCCACCTGGcctcccactgctgctcagTGGCAGGACAGGTGtaagctggaggaagaggaggaggaagaggaggggtcTGACGTCTGCACTGTTtggacacaaaataaaatgttcaagTTCTCAAGTGAAATCGAGGAGATGGTAAACAAAGTggagcctggttctggttgCGACTGGGCCCAAAAAGAAGGCGGGGAAACTGAGAAAAATCAAGCAACTCCCCCTACGAAGAGCAAGGCTCCGAACAGATGCTCTGAGTCCAGTTCAGTCAGCGAGGCTCACGTCGACGCGGCGCCGGAGGAGCGGACGGACGAGGACGCGGCCGCCGGGAGACGCACGGACGGACGACGGCAGCGCCgcgtctgcagagctgcagacgaTCCACCGAACGAGCCCAGTGTGAGCAGCGACGAGGCCGAACGG